The Zingiber officinale cultivar Zhangliang chromosome 9A, Zo_v1.1, whole genome shotgun sequence genome window below encodes:
- the LOC122021682 gene encoding ammonium transporter 1 member 1-like — translation MSCSSSDLAPLLGGGMNGSAAADYICNQLSDAGHAIDTTYLLFSTYLVFAMQLGFAMLCAGSVRAKNTMNIMLTNVLDAAAGGLFYYLFGFAFAFGKPSNGFIGTRFFALKGVPDPSFDYSNFLFQWSFAIAVAGITSGSIAERTQFAAYLIYSSFLTGFVYPIVSHWFWSADGWAAAGRNAGESLLFDSGVIDFAGSGVVHLVGGVGGLWGALIEGPRVGRFDHAGRSVALRGHSATLVVLGTFLLWFGWYGFNPGSFAVILKAYGPSGSSQGQWSAVGRTAVTTTLAGCTAALTTLFGKRLQTGHWKVADVCNGLLGGFAAITAGCSVVEPWAAIICGFVSAWVLIGLNHLAAALQFDDPLEAAQLHGGCGAWGIIFTALFATERYVNEVYPGRAVRPYGLLMGGGGRLLAAHLVEILVIAGWVSATMGPLFYAMHKLGLLRISADEEMAGMDLTRHGGFAYVYHDEEPKPATALSLKYSTTRVEPLLQKPVDVEFS, via the exons ATGTCGTGCTCGTCGTCGGATCTGGCGCCGCTCCTTGGAGGCGGCATGAACGGCTCAGCCGCAGCCGACTACATCTGCAACCAGCTCTCCGACGCCGGCCACGCCATCGACACCACCTACCTCCTATTCTCCACCTACCTCGTTTTCGCCATGCAACTCGGCTTCGCCATGCTCTGCGCCGGCTCCGTGCGCGCCAAGAACACCATGAACATCATGCTCACCAACGTGCTCGACGCGGCCGCCGGCGGACTTTTCTACTACCTCTTCGGCTTCGCCTTCGCCTTCGGCAAACCCTCCAACGGTTTCATCGGCACCCGATTTTTCGCCCTCAAGGGCGTGCCTGACCCGAGCTTCGACTACTCCAACTTCCTCTTCCAGTGGTCCTTCGCCATTGCCGTCGCCGGCATCACCTCCGGGTCCATCGCCGAGCGCACACAGTTTGCCGCCTACCTCATCTACTCCTCCTTCCTCACCGGATTCGTCTACCCAATCGTATCTCACTG GTTTTGGTCGGCCGACGGGTGGGCGGCGGCTGGGAGGAACGCCGGGGAATCGCTGCTGTTTGATTCGGGAGTGATCGACTTCGCAGGGTCGGGAGTGGTCCACTTGGTGGGGGGCGTCGGAGGGCTGTGGGGGGCCCTCATCGAGGGCCCCCGCGTCGGACGCTTCGACCACGCCGGCCGCTCGGTGGCCCTCCGCGGCCACTCCGCCACCCTGGTGGTGCTTGGCACTTTCCTCCTCTGGTTCGGTTGGTACGGTTTCAACCCCGGATCATTCGCCGTCATCTTGAAGGCCTACGGCCCCAGTGGCTCCAGTCAAGGCCAGTGGTCCGCCGTCGGACGCACCGCCGTCACCACCACCCTCGCTGGCTGCACCGCCGCGCTCACGACCCTCTTCGGTAAGCGCCTGCAGACGGGCCACTGGAAGGTGGCCGACGTCTGCAACGGGCTCCTCGGCGGCTTCGCGGCCATCACCGCCGGATGCTCGGTGGTCGAGCCTTGGGCCGCCATCATCTGCGGCTTCGTCTCCGCCTGGGTGCTCATCGGCCTCAACCACCTCGCGGCGGCGCTCCAGTTCGACGACCCCCTTGAGGCCGCACAGCTCCACGGCGGCTGCGGCGCTTGGGGAATCATCTTCACGGCGCTGTTCGCGACGGAGAGGTACGTGAACGAGGTGTACCCGGGGCGAGCCGTGCGGCCCTACGGACTCCTCATGGGAGGCGGCGGCCGCCTCCTGGCCGCCCATCTCGTGGAGATCCTCGTCATCGCCGGGTGGGTCAGCGCCACCATGGGGCCTCTCTTCTACGCCATGCACAAGCTCGGCCTCCTCCGCATCTCCGCCGATGAAGAGATGGCCGGCATGGACCTCACTCGCCACGGCGGCTTCGCCTACGTCTACCACGACGAAGAACCAAAGCCTGCCACCGCCCTATCGCTCAAGTACTCGACTACGCGGGTTGAACCGCTCCTACAAAAACCAGTGGACGTAGAATTCTCCTGA